A DNA window from Streptomyces canus contains the following coding sequences:
- the cysC gene encoding adenylyl-sulfate kinase, whose translation MTTTARAQGATVWLTGLPSAGKTTIARLLADRLKAEGHRVEVLDGDEIRRFLSAGLGFSREDRTTNVQRIGLVSEVLARNGVLSVVPVIAPYADSREAVRTRHDASGTPYVEVHVATPVEVCSKRDVKGLYARQAAGQLTGLTGVDDPYEPPADPSLVLKTQDQTPQESAATVYAALAERGLV comes from the coding sequence ATGACCACCACGGCAAGGGCTCAGGGAGCCACCGTCTGGCTCACGGGGCTGCCCAGCGCGGGCAAGACGACCATCGCTCGTCTGCTCGCTGACCGCCTGAAGGCCGAGGGACATCGCGTGGAGGTCCTCGACGGCGACGAGATACGCCGTTTCCTCTCCGCCGGCCTCGGCTTCTCCCGCGAGGACCGCACCACGAACGTGCAGCGGATCGGCCTGGTCTCCGAGGTCCTCGCGCGCAACGGCGTCCTGTCCGTCGTCCCGGTGATCGCCCCGTACGCCGACAGCCGCGAGGCCGTCCGCACACGGCATGACGCGAGCGGCACGCCGTACGTCGAGGTGCATGTGGCGACCCCGGTGGAGGTGTGCAGCAAGCGGGACGTGAAGGGGCTCTACGCCCGGCAGGCCGCTGGGCAGCTGACCGGCCTGACCGGCGTCGACGACCCCTACGAGCCGCCGGCGGACCCCTCACTGGTCCTCAAGACGCAGGACCAGACGCCCCAGGAGTCGGCGGCCACCGTGTACGCGGCGCTGGCGGAACGGGGGCTGGTGTGA
- a CDS encoding PaaX family transcriptional regulator translates to MINVSDQHAPRSLIVTLYGAYGRFMPGPVPVAELIRLLAAVGVDAPSVRSSVSRLKRRGLLLPARTARGSAGYELSQEARQLLDDGDRRIYAVTPPEDEGWVLAVFSVPESERQKRHVLRSRLAGLGFGTAAPGVWIAPARLYEEARHTLQRLRLDPYVDLFSGEHLGFAATVEAVSRWWDLAAIAKDHEAFLDRHARVLRDWEDRADTPPEEAYRDYLLALDSWRHLPYSDPGLPAPLLPQDWPGRRAAAVFRGLHERLRDAGATFVGL, encoded by the coding sequence ATGATCAACGTGTCCGACCAGCATGCACCACGGTCTCTCATCGTCACGCTCTACGGAGCCTACGGCCGCTTCATGCCGGGCCCCGTGCCCGTCGCCGAGCTGATCCGGCTGCTGGCCGCGGTCGGCGTGGACGCCCCGTCCGTACGCTCGTCGGTGTCCCGCCTGAAGCGGCGCGGACTGCTGCTGCCGGCCCGCACGGCACGGGGCTCAGCCGGGTACGAACTGTCACAGGAGGCCCGTCAGCTGCTCGACGACGGCGACCGGCGCATCTACGCGGTGACCCCGCCCGAGGACGAGGGCTGGGTGCTCGCGGTGTTCTCGGTGCCGGAGTCGGAGCGGCAGAAGCGGCACGTGCTGCGTTCACGGCTGGCCGGACTGGGCTTCGGCACGGCGGCCCCCGGGGTGTGGATCGCCCCGGCGCGACTGTACGAGGAGGCCCGGCACACCCTCCAGCGGCTGCGGCTCGACCCGTACGTCGACCTCTTCAGCGGCGAGCATCTCGGCTTCGCCGCGACCGTCGAGGCGGTGTCCCGCTGGTGGGACCTGGCCGCGATCGCCAAGGACCACGAAGCCTTCCTCGACCGCCACGCGCGCGTGCTGCGCGACTGGGAGGACCGGGCCGACACCCCGCCCGAGGAGGCCTACCGCGACTACCTGCTGGCCCTCGACTCCTGGCGCCACCTCCCCTACTCCGACCCCGGCCTGCCCGCCCCGCTGCTCCCTCAGGACTGGCCGGGTCGGCGGGCGGCGGCGGTGTTCCGAGGCCTGCACGAGCGGCTGCGGGACGCGGGCGCCACCTTCGTCGGTCTGTGA